A single window of Phycisphaerae bacterium DNA harbors:
- a CDS encoding cob(I)yrinic acid a,c-diamide adenosyltransferase, protein MKLYTKTGDDGGTGLFDGSRVRKDDLRVEAYGTIDELNAWIGLTICAIGQAAEREKFDDLHMRLTQVQAELFTLGAELATPAAAAQAKKIPHVAPEQSHRLEQWIDEAAAAASPLKTFVLPGGSPLAAHLHLCRTVSRRAERRVVTLAGQTPINPEIIIYLNRLSDLFFAWARMANHFVGVADVPWNP, encoded by the coding sequence GTGAAACTCTACACTAAGACCGGCGATGACGGCGGGACAGGGCTTTTCGACGGTTCGCGCGTCCGCAAGGATGATCTTCGCGTCGAGGCCTACGGCACCATCGACGAACTCAACGCCTGGATCGGCCTGACAATCTGCGCCATCGGTCAGGCGGCCGAGCGCGAAAAATTCGACGACTTGCACATGCGCCTGACGCAGGTTCAGGCCGAGCTGTTCACCCTGGGCGCCGAGCTGGCCACGCCGGCCGCCGCCGCGCAGGCGAAAAAGATCCCGCACGTCGCACCGGAGCAATCGCATCGATTGGAGCAATGGATCGACGAAGCCGCGGCCGCCGCCTCGCCCCTGAAGACCTTCGTCCTGCCCGGTGGCTCGCCCCTCGCCGCCCACCTGCACCTCTGCCGCACCGTCAGCCGCCGCGCGGAGCGCCGCGTTGTCACGCTCGCCGGTCAAACCCCCATCAACCCGGAAATCATCATTTACCTCAACCGCCTCAGCGACCTCTTTTTCGCCTGGGCGCGGATGGCGAACCACTTCGTGGGCGTCGCCGATGTGCCCTGGAATCCGTGA
- the cpaB gene encoding Flp pilus assembly protein CpaB, translating into MKAKTIVPLVLGLGVGFFAVKMGIDLVKKAQGAQGSERVVFVSAKTIEVATKITDSMLTTTKVPETLIPPNAFTEEKALVGRVSGMTIAPGVPITASMLAPPGAEPGLAAIIPKGHRAVAVSVNEESAVGGFILPGAHVDVSTVDEKTRTSKLILTDVEVGAVGQSLSEVGSDGKTTRITKSVTLFLEPHEVQTLHAHSGKGRIRLAMRGASGDTESSWSKILANAMASAPRAAPAPKARPKLRLAPPRVVEVVRGSETQTLVFDPSGRLQNPAVEAARRAAANYPSNPTSTNNPATMPPEAIE; encoded by the coding sequence ATGAAAGCGAAAACCATCGTACCGTTGGTCCTCGGGCTGGGCGTCGGCTTCTTTGCCGTCAAGATGGGCATTGATCTGGTGAAGAAGGCCCAGGGCGCGCAGGGCTCCGAGCGCGTCGTCTTCGTGAGCGCGAAGACGATAGAGGTGGCGACGAAGATCACCGATTCGATGTTGACCACCACCAAGGTGCCGGAGACGCTGATTCCGCCCAACGCCTTCACTGAAGAGAAGGCGCTCGTGGGGCGCGTCAGCGGCATGACGATCGCGCCGGGAGTCCCGATCACCGCTTCCATGTTGGCGCCGCCGGGGGCCGAACCCGGCCTGGCGGCCATCATTCCGAAAGGGCATCGCGCCGTGGCGGTCAGCGTCAACGAGGAATCCGCCGTGGGCGGGTTCATTCTTCCCGGCGCGCATGTGGACGTCTCGACCGTCGATGAGAAAACCCGCACGAGTAAGTTGATCCTGACGGACGTGGAAGTCGGCGCGGTGGGACAATCGCTCAGCGAAGTGGGCTCCGACGGCAAAACGACTCGGATCACCAAGTCCGTTACGCTTTTCCTCGAACCGCATGAAGTCCAGACGCTCCATGCCCACAGTGGGAAGGGGCGCATTCGATTGGCGATGCGGGGCGCGTCGGGCGACACGGAGTCAAGCTGGTCGAAGATCTTGGCGAATGCGATGGCGTCGGCGCCGCGGGCCGCGCCGGCCCCGAAGGCCAGGCCGAAATTGCGTTTGGCGCCGCCCCGCGTGGTCGAAGTCGTCCGCGGTTCGGAGACCCAGACGCTCGTGTTCGACCCGTCGGGCCGACTGCAAAACCCGGCGGTGGAGGCCGCCCGCCGGGCCGCCGCCAATTATCCGTCGAATCCAACGTCCACGAACAATCCCGCAACGATGCCGCCGGAGGCTATTGAATGA
- a CDS encoding A24 family peptidase, with product MWQAGYPEVMAAVLVPATVYAGWNDYRFHRVPNWLSVLVAGAGLGVQATWNGRSGAIEGLEGMLVGFGVLIGLWLIRGMGAGDVKLMAALGAWLGPQLTLAAIVVGGLLGGVLALALVARQRAWNQMSANVGVLMLKMRTWKTALGEFGSAQSLGRSTGMIPYAIPLCLGTWFVAANRYFGWWEIL from the coding sequence ATGTGGCAAGCGGGATATCCCGAGGTGATGGCGGCGGTGCTCGTTCCGGCGACGGTGTATGCCGGATGGAACGACTACCGCTTTCATCGCGTGCCGAATTGGCTGAGCGTGCTGGTGGCTGGCGCCGGACTGGGCGTGCAGGCGACCTGGAACGGCCGATCGGGGGCGATCGAGGGCCTGGAAGGCATGCTGGTGGGCTTCGGCGTGCTCATCGGGCTGTGGCTCATCCGCGGGATGGGCGCCGGCGATGTGAAGCTGATGGCGGCGTTGGGCGCGTGGCTGGGGCCGCAATTAACGCTGGCGGCGATTGTCGTCGGCGGGCTTCTGGGCGGTGTGTTGGCGTTAGCGCTGGTGGCGCGACAACGGGCATGGAACCAGATGTCGGCCAATGTCGGCGTATTGATGCTGAAAATGAGGACTTGGAAGACCGCGCTCGGCGAGTTCGGCTCGGCGCAAAGCCTGGGCCGATCAACGGGAATGATTCCCTACGCGATCCCCCTGTGCCTGGGGACGTGGTTCGTCGCGGCGAATCGGTACTTCGGATGGTGGGAAATATTATGA
- a CDS encoding 2,3-bisphosphoglycerate-independent phosphoglycerate mutase yields the protein MKGHRPLPQLAKRPLLLIVRDGWGHNPYPEWNHANAVHLARTPVNDRLCATYPWVQIHTSGEDVGLPDGVMGNSEVGHQNIGAGRVVDQEQMRITRSIRDKTFFDIPALRGAFAHARSTGGCVHLIGLCSDGRVHSSLDHLYALMELSVKLRFEGDRVWIHAITDGRDTPPNKGVDYLEQIEEQCKRFGINPVASVVGRFYAMDRDNRWDRVQSAYDMLVQGRSTCCEYPTFNNADCAIASYYEKPSSDSMQGDEFITPSITTGPGEEFSRSRIKSGDAVIFFNFRGDRPRELTKAFVYDEFPFALKNASDASAHSTEFKGPPALNPYLHGFDRGPKIENLYYCTMCEYETGLPVKLAFDRPEKMKNILGAYAAELGLRQFRCAETEKYPHVTFFFNDYRDEPFPGEDRQIVPSPRDVTTYDQKPEMSAYGVTEEMLRRIAADQHDLYILNYANGDMVGHTGNLQAAIKAVEVVDECVGRVVDAVLAKGGAAIVTADHGNCEQMIDPATGGPHTAHTTYDVDLIVVDNSLTGRKLREGGRLADIAPTLITMGAIEQPIEMSGKSLI from the coding sequence TTGAAAGGACATCGCCCCTTGCCGCAACTCGCCAAGCGCCCGCTTCTGCTCATCGTCCGCGACGGATGGGGGCACAATCCCTACCCCGAATGGAACCACGCCAACGCCGTGCACCTCGCCCGAACGCCGGTCAATGACCGGCTCTGCGCGACATATCCCTGGGTGCAAATCCACACCAGCGGAGAGGATGTCGGTCTGCCCGACGGCGTCATGGGCAACAGCGAAGTCGGCCACCAGAACATCGGGGCCGGTCGAGTCGTCGACCAGGAACAGATGCGGATCACGCGGTCGATCCGCGATAAGACATTCTTCGATATCCCCGCCCTCCGGGGCGCGTTTGCCCATGCCCGTTCGACGGGGGGATGTGTCCATCTCATCGGCCTGTGCAGCGACGGACGGGTGCATAGCTCTCTCGATCACTTGTACGCATTGATGGAATTGAGTGTGAAGCTGCGCTTCGAGGGCGACCGTGTCTGGATTCACGCCATCACCGACGGCCGCGATACGCCGCCGAACAAGGGGGTTGATTACCTCGAACAGATTGAAGAGCAGTGCAAGCGTTTTGGCATCAACCCGGTTGCCAGCGTGGTCGGGCGCTTTTATGCAATGGACCGCGATAATCGGTGGGACCGTGTGCAGAGTGCCTACGACATGCTGGTTCAAGGTCGATCGACCTGTTGCGAGTACCCGACGTTTAACAACGCCGACTGCGCCATCGCCAGCTACTACGAAAAGCCAAGCTCCGATTCCATGCAGGGTGATGAGTTCATTACGCCATCGATTACCACCGGACCGGGTGAAGAGTTCTCGAGAAGCCGAATCAAGTCGGGAGATGCGGTAATCTTCTTCAATTTTCGAGGTGATCGGCCCCGCGAACTGACGAAGGCTTTTGTATACGACGAGTTTCCATTTGCTCTCAAAAACGCGAGCGATGCTTCCGCCCATTCAACTGAATTCAAAGGTCCACCGGCGCTCAATCCATACTTACACGGCTTCGATCGCGGGCCGAAGATCGAAAATCTCTACTATTGCACGATGTGCGAATACGAGACGGGCCTGCCGGTGAAGCTGGCGTTCGACCGGCCGGAGAAGATGAAGAATATCCTCGGGGCATACGCCGCCGAGCTGGGACTACGCCAATTTCGCTGCGCGGAGACGGAAAAGTACCCGCACGTCACCTTCTTTTTCAACGATTACCGCGACGAGCCGTTTCCGGGCGAGGATCGCCAGATCGTCCCCAGCCCGCGCGACGTCACCACCTACGATCAGAAGCCGGAGATGTCCGCGTACGGTGTGACCGAGGAGATGCTCCGCCGAATCGCGGCGGACCAGCATGACTTGTACATTTTGAATTACGCCAACGGCGACATGGTCGGTCATACGGGCAACCTGCAGGCGGCGATCAAGGCGGTGGAGGTCGTCGACGAATGCGTCGGCCGCGTGGTCGATGCGGTCCTCGCCAAGGGCGGCGCGGCCATCGTGACCGCCGACCACGGCAACTGCGAGCAGATGATCGACCCCGCGACCGGCGGCCCGCACACAGCCCACACGACGTACGACGTGGACCTGATCGTCGTGGACAACAGCCTCACAGGCCGCAAGCTCCGCGAAGGCGGCCGCCTGGCGGATATTGCCCCGACGCTGATAACGATGGGGGCGATCGAACAACCCATTGAAATGAGTGGGAAATCTTTGATTTAG
- a CDS encoding APC family permease codes for MSDISPDGNFLQRLKTLLIGGARSPQDREVFHKLTLAAFFAWVGLGSDGMSSSCYGPEEAFLALGEHKFLAIFVALASAITIFVISASYSQIIELFPSGGGGYVVASKLVSPTVGMVAGCALLIDYVLTISISIAAGSDALFSFLPMEWSGYKLGFIVASLVAMILLNLRGVKESVAPLVPIFLAFLLTHAIAILYGILTHLLDFPVLANKTVKDLSSTHAELGLWGMLVLMLRAYSMGAGTFTGIEAVSNGLTILREPRVQTAKKTMRYMAISLALTATGLMLGYLLYELESEPGKTLNAVLMEKITRTWNPSVAWVFVFVTLLSEATLLVIAAQTGFLDGPRVLANMAVDRWFPTKFATLSDRLVTQNGIMLMGGAALVTIWFSGGSVRLLVVLYSINVFITFVLSQLGMVRHWLQVRKTEPNWIPKLLINGSSFLLTALILVAVVVLKFHEGGWVTILITATLIVVALLIHRHYRQTLRLLGRLDDLMATAVAKADEAPVSIPPFNPDGKTAVILVNGFNGLGLHTLLNVVRLFGKHFQNFVFVQVGVVDAGNFKGAAEIEHLQRKLESDLERYVRFVGKQGYFGKGICSIGTEVIDEISALAPKIVAEFPGAVFFAGQLVFARESFVTRWLHNYVVFAIQRQLYPQGIPFVILPIRV; via the coding sequence GTGTCGGATATCTCACCTGACGGAAATTTTTTACAGCGTCTTAAGACGCTTCTGATCGGCGGGGCGCGGAGCCCCCAGGACCGCGAGGTCTTTCACAAGCTCACGCTGGCGGCTTTCTTCGCGTGGGTCGGGCTCGGCTCCGACGGCATGTCGTCGTCTTGCTACGGCCCGGAAGAAGCGTTCCTCGCCCTCGGCGAACACAAGTTCCTGGCTATTTTCGTCGCCCTGGCATCGGCCATCACGATCTTCGTCATCAGTGCCAGCTACTCGCAGATCATCGAACTCTTCCCGTCCGGCGGCGGCGGATATGTCGTGGCCAGCAAGCTCGTCTCGCCGACCGTGGGCATGGTGGCGGGCTGCGCGCTGCTCATCGATTACGTCCTGACCATCTCGATCTCCATCGCCGCCGGGTCCGACGCACTTTTTTCGTTCCTGCCCATGGAGTGGAGCGGCTACAAGCTCGGGTTCATCGTCGCCAGCCTGGTGGCCATGATTCTCCTGAATCTCCGCGGCGTGAAGGAGTCCGTCGCTCCGCTCGTCCCCATCTTCCTCGCCTTCCTGCTCACCCACGCCATCGCGATCCTCTATGGGATCTTGACCCACTTGCTGGATTTTCCGGTGTTGGCCAACAAGACCGTCAAGGACCTGAGCAGTACCCACGCGGAACTGGGTCTTTGGGGAATGCTGGTATTGATGTTGCGCGCCTACAGCATGGGCGCCGGCACGTTCACCGGCATTGAGGCGGTGAGCAACGGACTCACGATTCTGCGCGAGCCGCGCGTCCAAACAGCCAAGAAGACCATGCGGTACATGGCGATCTCCTTGGCCCTGACGGCGACCGGGCTCATGCTCGGATATCTCCTGTATGAGCTGGAGTCGGAGCCGGGAAAAACGCTCAACGCCGTACTGATGGAGAAGATCACCAGGACGTGGAACCCGAGCGTGGCGTGGGTTTTCGTCTTTGTGACGCTTCTCTCCGAGGCGACGCTCCTGGTCATTGCCGCCCAGACCGGCTTTCTGGACGGTCCGCGGGTCCTGGCCAACATGGCCGTCGATCGCTGGTTTCCCACGAAGTTCGCGACGCTCAGCGACCGCCTGGTCACTCAGAACGGCATCATGCTCATGGGCGGGGCGGCTCTGGTGACCATCTGGTTCTCCGGTGGCTCGGTCCGACTGCTGGTGGTGCTTTATAGCATCAATGTGTTCATCACGTTCGTCCTGTCGCAGCTCGGTATGGTTCGGCACTGGCTACAGGTACGCAAAACGGAGCCCAACTGGATTCCCAAGCTGTTAATCAACGGCAGTTCGTTCCTCCTGACCGCGCTCATCCTCGTCGCCGTCGTGGTGCTCAAGTTTCATGAAGGCGGCTGGGTGACCATCCTAATCACGGCGACGCTGATCGTCGTCGCCCTGCTGATCCACCGCCACTACCGGCAGACCCTGCGGCTGCTGGGCCGCCTGGACGACCTGATGGCAACGGCCGTGGCCAAGGCCGACGAGGCCCCCGTCTCGATTCCCCCGTTTAATCCGGACGGTAAGACGGCGGTGATCCTGGTGAACGGGTTCAACGGTCTGGGACTCCACACGCTGCTCAACGTCGTCCGGCTGTTTGGGAAGCACTTCCAGAACTTCGTGTTCGTTCAGGTTGGCGTGGTGGACGCCGGCAATTTCAAGGGCGCCGCGGAGATCGAACACCTTCAGCGCAAACTCGAGTCGGATCTCGAACGCTATGTGCGCTTCGTCGGCAAGCAGGGATATTTTGGCAAGGGCATCTGCTCGATCGGCACGGAGGTGATTGACGAAATCAGCGCCCTGGCCCCGAAGATCGTCGCGGAATTTCCCGGAGCGGTCTTCTTCGCCGGGCAACTCGTCTTCGCCCGCGAGTCGTTCGTCACCCGCTGGCTGCACAACTACGTCGTCTTCGCGATTCAACGGCAGCTCTACCCGCAGGGGATTCCGTTCGTGATTTTGCCGATTCGCGTGTAG
- a CDS encoding ATP-binding cassette domain-containing protein, whose translation MSTAIGRSIMLRVIREPGYVPVTPRVRDICTTFGITHRAEPRIIADGLRLDLAPGTITFLTGPSGSGKTSLLAAIAEQSPGAVHVGGARFPADRSIVDGIAPQRPLSTALEILTACGLGEPRLWVRRFADLSDGEKFRAALARTLGSSPEGRAPAIILCDEFAESLHRRAARAIAYNLRKLVTRHRLILVAASSHGDLIDDLQPNQILRLNGEQPPSAVLRPEHCRQAVSLRRRATIEPGRLSEYQLFSGMHYRQRDNLGFVDKVFLLRERPRGEPLGIVVFAHAPVELALRNHATGGRFVRNIRRLNRELRILRRLVMHPDVRGCGLGHWFVRRTLPQVGVRFVECLAVMGAVNPVFERAGMTRIGRCPVPRGRLALLERMRQLKLDPFNPDFASRIARYPRVRRLVQETIHDYVETTQGGSKFRAVGRRPDELVRAFQQLLGDPPVYYLWDREGEFPKYAPISTCRPRGSSPCDNEPTRTEREASGGSDRHRPDGGDSCRSSSP comes from the coding sequence ATGTCCACCGCCATCGGTCGCTCGATTATGCTCCGCGTCATTCGTGAGCCCGGATACGTCCCCGTCACGCCGCGCGTCCGCGACATCTGCACCACCTTCGGTATCACTCATCGCGCCGAGCCGCGCATCATCGCCGACGGTCTGCGGCTCGATCTTGCACCGGGCACAATTACATTCCTGACCGGTCCATCGGGCAGCGGGAAGACTTCGCTTCTCGCCGCCATCGCTGAACAGTCGCCGGGCGCGGTCCATGTCGGCGGCGCACGATTTCCCGCCGATCGCTCGATTGTCGATGGCATCGCCCCGCAGCGCCCGCTTTCAACGGCCCTCGAAATCCTCACCGCCTGCGGTCTGGGCGAGCCGCGACTGTGGGTACGCCGCTTTGCCGACTTGTCCGACGGCGAGAAGTTCCGCGCCGCCCTGGCCCGCACCCTCGGCAGCTCGCCGGAGGGCCGCGCGCCCGCCATCATCCTCTGCGACGAATTCGCCGAATCCCTCCACCGCCGCGCCGCCCGGGCGATCGCCTACAACCTCCGCAAGCTTGTCACGCGCCACCGCCTGATCCTCGTCGCCGCGTCCTCCCACGGCGATCTCATCGACGATCTGCAGCCGAATCAGATCCTCAGGCTGAATGGAGAACAGCCGCCCTCGGCTGTTCTTCGTCCGGAACACTGCCGCCAAGCCGTCTCCCTCCGCCGCCGCGCGACGATCGAGCCCGGCCGTCTCAGCGAGTATCAGCTATTCTCGGGCATGCACTATCGTCAGCGCGACAATCTCGGCTTCGTGGACAAGGTCTTCCTGCTCCGCGAGCGCCCGCGCGGCGAGCCGCTCGGCATCGTCGTCTTCGCCCACGCCCCCGTCGAGCTGGCCCTGCGCAACCACGCGACCGGCGGCCGGTTCGTCCGCAATATCCGCCGGCTCAACCGCGAGCTGCGCATCCTCCGCCGCCTCGTCATGCACCCCGACGTCCGCGGCTGCGGACTGGGCCACTGGTTCGTCCGCCGAACGCTGCCGCAAGTCGGCGTCCGTTTCGTCGAATGCCTCGCGGTCATGGGGGCCGTCAACCCCGTCTTCGAACGCGCCGGCATGACGCGGATCGGCCGCTGCCCGGTTCCGCGCGGTCGCCTGGCCCTGCTTGAACGGATGCGCCAGCTCAAGCTCGATCCGTTCAACCCGGATTTCGCCAGCCGCATCGCGCGGTATCCGCGAGTCCGCCGACTGGTGCAGGAGACGATTCACGATTATGTCGAAACGACGCAAGGCGGCTCGAAATTCCGAGCTGTGGGCCGCCGACCCGACGAACTCGTCCGCGCCTTCCAACAACTCCTCGGCGACCCGCCGGTCTATTACCTCTGGGATCGTGAAGGCGAGTTTCCAAAGTACGCGCCCATTTCCACCTGCCGCCCGCGCGGAAGTTCGCCCTGTGACAACGAGCCGACGCGCACCGAACGCGAGGCGTCTGGCGGGTCCGATCGCCACCGGCCCGATGGCGGCGACTCCTGCCGGAGTAGCTCCCCATAA
- a CDS encoding redox-sensing transcriptional repressor Rex produces MKPHSIPAPAVRRLSLYLRELDKLKNAGHERVSSKQLGEALRFTATQIRKDLAYFGQFGRPGIGYDVGELGDSIRKILGTDRLWNVLLVGAGNLGMALSAYRGFSKKGFKLVAVFDSDVGKVGRPVPSMPELVVQSVDDIAAAVREKEIRLAIVAVPAESAQRVADILVAAGIRGLLNFAPVSLDIDANVAVCAVDLAVQLEQLSFLVGAGGE; encoded by the coding sequence ATGAAGCCCCACAGCATTCCAGCGCCTGCCGTCCGCCGGCTGAGTCTTTATCTTCGCGAACTCGACAAGCTGAAGAACGCCGGACACGAGCGCGTCTCGTCCAAACAACTCGGCGAGGCGCTGCGTTTCACCGCGACCCAGATCCGCAAGGATCTCGCGTACTTCGGCCAGTTCGGACGGCCGGGCATCGGCTATGACGTGGGGGAGCTGGGCGACTCCATTCGGAAGATTCTCGGGACCGATCGTTTGTGGAACGTACTCCTGGTCGGGGCGGGCAATCTCGGCATGGCCCTGTCGGCGTACCGGGGTTTCTCCAAAAAAGGCTTCAAACTGGTGGCGGTGTTTGATTCGGATGTGGGAAAGGTGGGCCGCCCCGTACCGTCGATGCCGGAGTTGGTCGTGCAATCGGTCGACGACATCGCGGCTGCGGTTCGTGAGAAGGAAATTCGCCTGGCCATCGTGGCCGTCCCCGCGGAATCGGCGCAAAGGGTCGCGGACATCCTGGTGGCGGCGGGAATCCGCGGGTTGCTCAATTTCGCGCCGGTCAGTCTGGATATCGATGCGAATGTGGCCGTGTGCGCCGTGGACCTGGCGGTGCAGCTCGAACAACTCTCGTTTCTCGTTGGCGCGGGCGGGGAATAG
- a CDS encoding XRE family transcriptional regulator, translated as MANKRTSPRTSTRPDPLGLRLREIRRRQGMTQTELAARANVNQGYLSSIEKGDHRPRPTMLRAIAVALGVPEAVLLGEGEGHDAPQRLDTRELPLFGSIPNGPPSGSQEQLEMFPVLRHLWHSDRYCLRCEFDSMEPTLKRGDIILVDYRPGVEPEFVQGKICACLVDGRPTLKRVSVEGTGDKRLIILRGDNPNVPPMIIDNSHEFSIQGIAVSLVSREF; from the coding sequence ATGGCGAACAAGCGTACCTCCCCGCGAACATCGACGCGACCGGACCCGCTCGGTCTGCGCCTTCGCGAGATTCGCCGCCGGCAGGGCATGACGCAGACCGAACTCGCCGCGCGGGCCAACGTCAACCAGGGTTACCTTTCGTCGATTGAAAAAGGCGATCACCGCCCGCGGCCCACCATGCTCCGCGCCATCGCCGTCGCGCTCGGCGTCCCCGAGGCCGTCCTGCTCGGCGAAGGCGAGGGTCACGACGCGCCGCAGCGCCTGGATACCCGCGAATTACCGCTGTTCGGCAGCATCCCCAACGGCCCGCCCTCCGGCTCGCAGGAACAACTCGAGATGTTTCCGGTGCTGCGCCACCTGTGGCACTCCGATCGCTACTGCCTCCGCTGCGAGTTCGATTCGATGGAGCCGACCCTCAAGCGCGGCGACATCATCCTCGTCGACTACCGCCCCGGCGTGGAGCCCGAGTTCGTGCAAGGCAAGATCTGTGCCTGCCTCGTGGACGGTCGCCCGACCCTTAAGCGCGTCAGCGTCGAGGGCACCGGCGACAAGCGGCTGATCATCCTCCGCGGCGACAACCCCAACGTCCCGCCCATGATTATTGACAATTCACACGAGTTTTCCATCCAGGGCATCGCCGTATCTCTCGTCAGCAGAGAGTTTTAG
- a CDS encoding DUF4160 domain-containing protein yields MSPTVLRDGPYRFYFFSREERRPHVHVESGSGEAKFWLEPAVSLALNKKMKPVELRKIQRIVELNKNALLEKWKTHFQVP; encoded by the coding sequence ATGAGCCCAACGGTACTCCGCGATGGACCGTATCGCTTCTATTTCTTCTCTCGCGAGGAGCGACGCCCGCACGTTCATGTGGAGTCGGGATCAGGAGAGGCCAAGTTTTGGTTGGAACCAGCCGTCTCCCTTGCCTTGAACAAGAAGATGAAACCGGTGGAATTGAGAAAGATTCAGCGGATTGTTGAGTTGAACAAAAATGCCCTCCTTGAGAAATGGAAAACGCACTTCCAAGTCCCCTAG
- a CDS encoding Flp family type IVb pilin — protein sequence MNTLFQYVRSFWAEEGGATAVEYAVMLALIIIVCMSAIAALGTKVSSTYVDVETSLP from the coding sequence ATGAATACGTTATTCCAATATGTTCGATCGTTCTGGGCGGAGGAAGGCGGCGCCACGGCGGTCGAATACGCCGTCATGCTCGCCCTGATCATCATTGTGTGCATGAGCGCGATTGCCGCGCTGGGCACGAAAGTGTCGTCGACGTATGTCGACGTGGAGACTTCGCTGCCGTAG
- a CDS encoding Flp family type IVb pilin, protein MKALINRVKSFIREEEGATATEYAVMLALIIVISLGAISALGTKVSSTFVDIETAMP, encoded by the coding sequence ATGAAGGCTTTGATTAACCGAGTGAAGTCGTTTATTCGAGAAGAGGAAGGCGCGACGGCGACCGAGTATGCCGTCATGCTCGCCCTGATCATCGTGATCTCCCTGGGCGCGATTAGCGCGCTGGGCACGAAGGTCTCCTCGACGTTTGTGGACATTGAGACCGCCATGCCGTAA
- a CDS encoding TadE/TadG family type IV pilus assembly protein, whose product MVGNIMKQKNICLLGRRGAAVVETAVIAPLMLLSMFGMMEVGYAFMVKQSVTLASREGARAGALPGATLTDVTNAVDTAMEAANLGGYTMTSNISTLGPTDLEIWVQVAIPLNRVSFTGNMLGGGTFQIVGRTTMRREGLDYTVEDDSP is encoded by the coding sequence ATGGTGGGAAATATTATGAAGCAAAAAAACATTTGTCTTTTGGGTCGGCGGGGCGCCGCGGTGGTGGAGACTGCCGTGATTGCGCCGTTAATGCTTTTGTCGATGTTCGGCATGATGGAAGTCGGGTACGCCTTCATGGTGAAGCAATCGGTCACGCTGGCATCGCGCGAAGGGGCCCGGGCCGGGGCATTGCCGGGCGCGACGCTGACGGACGTGACGAACGCCGTGGACACGGCGATGGAAGCCGCGAATCTCGGCGGCTATACGATGACGAGCAATATCAGCACGCTCGGTCCGACGGACCTGGAGATCTGGGTGCAGGTCGCCATTCCGCTGAATCGGGTGAGCTTCACCGGAAACATGCTGGGCGGCGGCACATTTCAGATTGTCGGTCGGACGACGATGCGCCGCGAAGGTTTGGACTACACCGTGGAAGACGATTCGCCGTAG
- a CDS encoding PEP-CTERM sorting domain-containing protein, with protein MGPVKRGLLCMLGLATAVVAAPAQATVIHTWSGLSSAGVPVAFESHLTISGNTLTINLINDSPVHSQNPNDLLSSYYFDVVCNNVRPALTYVSATGDVWLTDQDAPDSLVTANANLKAVVAGDDTWQFRNMNAALSPFLGFGVGTVGNNGLTPNNFMGNIVDGLDYSLYKADASTANLDNDLLVLEAATFVFSGVSGCVETDIISPSAFGLGTAPDSLQYSPEPATLALLAFGGLALVRRRR; from the coding sequence ATGGGTCCAGTCAAACGCGGGCTCTTGTGCATGCTGGGTCTGGCAACGGCCGTCGTTGCCGCGCCCGCTCAGGCCACTGTGATTCACACGTGGTCGGGGTTGTCGTCCGCGGGTGTGCCGGTTGCCTTTGAGTCCCATCTGACCATCAGCGGCAACACCCTGACCATCAACCTGATCAACGATTCGCCGGTCCACAGCCAGAACCCGAACGATTTACTTTCCAGTTATTACTTTGACGTCGTTTGCAACAACGTGCGCCCCGCGTTGACCTATGTCAGCGCCACCGGGGATGTCTGGTTGACCGACCAGGATGCTCCGGATTCGCTGGTAACGGCGAATGCCAACCTCAAGGCCGTTGTCGCCGGGGATGACACCTGGCAATTCCGGAACATGAATGCGGCATTGTCACCTTTCCTTGGGTTCGGCGTGGGGACCGTCGGCAACAACGGCCTGACGCCCAACAACTTCATGGGCAATATTGTGGATGGTCTGGACTACTCCCTCTACAAAGCGGACGCTTCCACCGCCAATCTTGACAATGATCTCCTTGTGTTGGAAGCGGCGACGTTTGTCTTCAGTGGCGTCTCCGGCTGTGTCGAAACGGATATTATCTCGCCCTCCGCCTTTGGTCTGGGCACCGCCCCCGATAGCCTTCAATACTCCCCGGAACCGGCCACGCTCGCCCTGCTCGCCTTCGGCGGACTGGCCCTGGTGCGGCGGCGACGGTAA